A single window of Paracoccus albus DNA harbors:
- a CDS encoding DNA-3-methyladenine glycosylase I, giving the protein MTTRCGWCGTEPIYIEYHDTEWGVPEWDSRSLWEKLVLDGFQAGLSWITILRKRDAFREVFEGFDPERVALWGEREIALALQNPGIIRHRGKIQSTVRGAQLFLDIESSDGFSPWLWRFVDGAPIQNEWSEISQVPAATERSTAMSKALKKKGFNFCGPVICYAFMQAVGMVNDHTTDCHCHEPIRALSSG; this is encoded by the coding sequence ATGACAACGCGCTGTGGCTGGTGCGGCACCGAGCCAATCTATATCGAATATCATGATACCGAATGGGGCGTGCCTGAATGGGATTCACGCTCGCTGTGGGAAAAGCTCGTGCTGGATGGCTTTCAGGCGGGGTTAAGCTGGATCACGATCCTGCGAAAGCGGGATGCATTTCGCGAGGTGTTCGAAGGTTTCGACCCTGAAAGAGTCGCTCTCTGGGGTGAACGTGAGATTGCACTGGCCCTTCAGAACCCCGGCATCATCCGTCACCGTGGTAAAATCCAGAGCACCGTGCGCGGTGCCCAGCTTTTCCTGGACATCGAGTCGTCTGACGGGTTCTCGCCCTGGCTGTGGCGTTTTGTTGACGGCGCGCCGATCCAGAACGAGTGGAGCGAAATTTCACAGGTTCCTGCGGCGACCGAAAGATCAACGGCAATGTCGAAAGCCCTGAAGAAAAAAGGCTTCAATTTTTGCGGTCCGGTGATCTGCTATGCTTTCATGCAGGCGGTTGGCATGGTCAATGATCATACGACCGACTGCCATTGTCACGAACCGATCAGGGCGCTTTCATCTGGCTGA
- a CDS encoding TlpA disulfide reductase family protein, producing MLRMLILYTALAAGANAAQGGEIDLDAAKSGGLELSAGDQEQVSDTPFTDPDGNEHRLSDYAGQALLVNFWATWCAPCREEMPALNTLQKELGGDDFQVLTIASGRNPLPAIEKFFDESRIDSLPVLLDPRQKLAREFGVLAMPATILIDSEGKEVARLMGPAEWDSDAARQVVSQMKAP from the coding sequence ATGCTACGTATGCTGATCCTTTATACGGCGCTTGCCGCCGGTGCAAATGCAGCGCAGGGCGGCGAAATAGATCTGGACGCCGCCAAGTCAGGCGGGCTGGAACTGAGCGCCGGAGATCAAGAGCAGGTTTCGGACACGCCATTTACCGACCCGGATGGAAATGAGCACCGGCTGAGCGACTATGCCGGGCAGGCCCTGCTGGTGAACTTCTGGGCGACATGGTGCGCGCCCTGCCGCGAAGAAATGCCGGCGCTGAACACGCTGCAAAAGGAGCTTGGCGGGGACGATTTTCAGGTTCTGACGATCGCTTCTGGGCGTAACCCTCTGCCTGCAATAGAGAAATTCTTTGATGAATCTCGCATCGATTCGCTGCCAGTGCTGCTTGACCCGCGACAGAAACTCGCGCGGGAGTTCGGCGTCCTCGCCATGCCAGCGACGATTCTAATCGATTCAGAGGGCAAAGAAGTTGCTCGCCTGATGGGACCGGCCGAGTGGGACTCGGACGCAGCGCGTCAGGTCGTCAGCCAGATGAAAGCGCCCTGA
- the lysA gene encoding diaminopimelate decarboxylase produces MDHFNYKNGELHAEDVPLSRIAAEVGTPVYVYSSATLARHFNVFQQALEWAPEHLICYALKANSNIAVLKLLGDLGAGMDVVSIGEYARARAAGVPGARIVFSGVGKTREEMKLALEGGIRQFNVESEPELRALSEVASGMGAVAPIAIRVNPDVDAKTHEKIATGKSDNKFGIPIARAREVYAEAAKLPGIEVIGIDMHIGSQLTDLDPYRQAYAKMADLTRALRDDGHDIRRLDMGGGLGIPYKRDNNAPPLPIEYGQVIREAVGDLGCEIEIEPGRNIAGNAGVLLSKVIYLKEGEGRNFLILDAAMNDLIRPAMYGAHHDIVPAIEPAPGADVSAFDVVGPVCESGDTFQKGTQLPSPDPDDLIVFRSAGAYGAVMSSEYNSRPLIPEVLVDRDRFAVIRPRPTLAEMISREALPDWL; encoded by the coding sequence ATGGACCACTTCAACTACAAAAACGGCGAACTTCATGCGGAAGACGTCCCCTTGTCACGTATTGCGGCAGAGGTCGGCACGCCGGTTTATGTCTATTCGTCCGCAACGCTGGCGCGCCATTTCAACGTGTTCCAGCAGGCCCTTGAATGGGCGCCTGAACATCTGATCTGCTACGCGCTGAAAGCAAATTCCAACATCGCGGTTCTCAAATTGCTGGGCGATTTGGGCGCGGGAATGGATGTGGTGTCTATCGGCGAATACGCCCGCGCCCGCGCCGCTGGCGTTCCCGGCGCGCGGATCGTCTTTTCGGGCGTCGGCAAAACAAGAGAGGAAATGAAGCTGGCGCTTGAGGGCGGAATCCGTCAGTTCAACGTCGAATCTGAACCGGAGCTGCGCGCCCTTTCCGAGGTTGCATCGGGGATGGGCGCAGTGGCGCCGATTGCGATCCGGGTGAACCCGGATGTGGATGCCAAGACCCACGAGAAGATTGCAACGGGCAAATCGGACAACAAATTCGGAATACCTATCGCCCGCGCCAGAGAGGTTTATGCCGAAGCCGCCAAGCTGCCGGGCATCGAAGTGATTGGCATTGATATGCATATCGGCAGCCAATTGACTGATCTAGATCCCTATCGTCAGGCCTATGCCAAAATGGCTGACCTGACCCGCGCTCTACGCGATGATGGTCATGATATCCGCAGGCTCGATATGGGCGGCGGTCTGGGCATCCCGTATAAGCGTGACAACAATGCGCCACCTTTGCCAATCGAATATGGGCAGGTGATTCGCGAGGCGGTTGGCGATCTGGGCTGCGAGATCGAGATCGAACCGGGACGTAACATTGCCGGAAATGCAGGTGTACTGCTCAGCAAGGTCATCTATCTGAAAGAGGGTGAGGGGCGGAACTTCCTTATCCTTGATGCCGCGATGAACGACCTGATCCGACCCGCAATGTATGGTGCGCATCATGACATCGTGCCGGCAATCGAACCCGCGCCAGGTGCGGACGTTTCTGCGTTCGACGTGGTGGGGCCTGTTTGCGAATCGGGTGATACTTTTCAAAAAGGTACGCAGCTTCCATCGCCTGATCCGGACGATCTGATCGTTTTCCGCTCTGCCGGGGCATATGGCGCTGTAATGTCGTCGGAATACAACTCCAGACCCCTTATTCCGGAGGTTCTCGTGGATCGTGACCGATTTGCAGTGATCCGTCCGCGTCCGACCCTGGCCGAGATGATTTCGCGCGAGGCGTTGCCTGATTGGCTGTGA
- the argH gene encoding argininosuccinate lyase produces MTDATTPKDKANAMWGGRFASGPDAIMTAINASIGFDQRLYAQDIRGSRAHAAMLAAQGIISPNDADAIREGLLTVLSEIEAGNFPFSDALEDIHMNVEARLKEIIGEPAGRLHTGRSRNDQVATDFRLWVRDQCDAAIDGLRALIGSALSQAEAGADWVMPGFTHLQTAQPVTWGHHMMAYVEMFGRDLSRFQDARKRMNESPLGAAALAGTGYPIDREATAEALGFDRPMANSLDAVSDRDFALEFLSAASICAVHMSRLAEELVIWSSAQFRFVSMSDKWSTGSSIMPQKRNPDAAELIRAKIGRILGATMALFTVMKGLPLAYSKDMQEDKEQVFDAADHLMLALAAMSGMLTDLTANRDKMEAAASAGFSTATDLADWLVREAGLPFRDAHHATGSLVALAEKKGCDLDELSLPEMQAVNPAINQSVYSVLGVHNSVASRLSYGGTAPDQVRAQIARWKEML; encoded by the coding sequence ATGACCGACGCCACGACCCCGAAAGACAAAGCCAATGCCATGTGGGGCGGGCGCTTCGCCTCGGGTCCCGACGCGATCATGACAGCGATTAACGCGTCCATCGGTTTCGACCAGAGGCTTTACGCCCAGGATATCCGGGGCAGCCGGGCCCATGCCGCAATGCTTGCAGCGCAGGGCATCATCAGTCCTAACGATGCTGATGCAATCCGGGAAGGGCTGCTCACCGTATTGTCAGAAATCGAGGCCGGGAATTTTCCGTTCAGCGACGCGCTTGAAGATATTCACATGAATGTCGAGGCGCGTCTGAAAGAGATCATCGGCGAACCGGCGGGCCGTCTGCATACGGGCCGGTCGCGGAATGATCAGGTGGCGACGGATTTCCGGCTTTGGGTGCGTGATCAGTGCGATGCGGCGATCGATGGGCTGCGGGCGCTGATCGGATCGGCACTTAGTCAGGCCGAGGCCGGGGCGGATTGGGTGATGCCGGGTTTCACCCATTTGCAGACCGCGCAGCCGGTGACATGGGGGCATCACATGATGGCCTATGTCGAGATGTTTGGCCGTGACTTGTCCCGCTTTCAGGATGCCCGCAAGCGCATGAACGAATCGCCCCTTGGTGCGGCGGCGCTTGCCGGGACCGGCTATCCGATTGACCGCGAGGCGACGGCTGAGGCGCTTGGTTTCGACCGGCCGATGGCCAACAGTCTTGATGCAGTCAGTGACCGGGATTTCGCGTTGGAGTTCCTGTCTGCTGCCTCGATCTGCGCGGTGCATATGTCGCGACTGGCAGAGGAACTTGTGATCTGGTCATCCGCGCAGTTCCGTTTCGTGTCGATGTCCGACAAATGGTCGACCGGTTCCAGCATCATGCCGCAGAAGCGCAACCCTGATGCGGCAGAGCTGATCCGCGCCAAGATCGGGCGAATCCTGGGCGCGACGATGGCGCTGTTCACTGTGATGAAGGGGCTGCCGCTGGCCTATTCCAAGGATATGCAAGAGGACAAGGAGCAGGTTTTCGATGCCGCTGATCACCTGATGCTGGCTCTTGCTGCCATGTCGGGGATGCTGACCGACCTGACCGCGAATCGTGACAAGATGGAGGCGGCCGCGTCCGCCGGTTTTTCGACAGCGACCGATCTGGCCGATTGGCTGGTTCGCGAGGCTGGCCTGCCGTTCCGCGACGCCCACCACGCCACCGGATCACTGGTCGCCTTGGCGGAGAAGAAGGGCTGTGATCTGGACGAATTGTCGCTGCCAGAGATGCAAGCCGTTAATCCCGCCATCAACCAGTCGGTGTATTCGGTGCTGGGCGTGCATAACTCTGTGGCGTCGCGTCTAAGCTATGGTGGAACGGCGCCCGATCAGGTGCGTGCGCAGATTGCCCGCTGGAAGGAAATGCTATGA
- a CDS encoding DUF4175 domain-containing protein, with protein sequence MTNEKQNRRLSRALALTGAGLWWESLARAFWPFATLLLLAIAALSFGLLDALPAAIRFIVASVVGLLLLAMAGWGLLRFRRPANDAALRRVDSVLPGRPLSALDDQPLLGGDGALWRAHQAQMAARAARAKAVAPDAGLSKRDPYALRLIALTAIAMAVLFGSAAQMGQGLAALAPQREAAAEPDVVPKGLGWEGWAEPPAYTRKPTIYLNDLADGAVLDVPEGSTISLRLYGEDGEIAQDIGSALPVEDPRSPRFRVEHDGALTIGARQIDVTVQPDDPPQIALGAAAERRADGRLIQPFSASDDFGVTKGQAVIVLDLATVDRSHGLAMDPEEREPIQINLPLRGGRPEVEGQLTADLMKHAWANLPVQVRLHAEDGIGQTAQSEVLTMELPGRRFFDPFAAALIELRRDLLWNRLNAGGSAELLRAIVWQPEGFIENQMLSDLRAIIAGLETAELTDAQRDALAEALWRTAVELEDGGLADALERMRRAQEKLASAMRRGASPDEISRLMEELRQATDEYLDRLAEQGENDPSDRFNQAPVEMMSGDEIQQMMDEIQRLMNEGRMAEAQALLEQFNRMMENMQVRQMEGEGQGQGRGSSGRMAETLREQQELADRAFREMQDSWLGLDGQQQPGDGQGQGQGQGQGQGQGQSQQQGEGEQQEEQSLADQQRQLRDDLGMQRGLLPERGSPEGQAAGEAMDRAGRAMEQAEEALRQGDSAGALDRQAEAIEALRDGIRALDQGERGAQGQQAENGEQADGQEGDGSASGNEGNTQRGLASPRRDPLGRSMGGSGGGLSTGGPLSEGEDDNSRARDIQDEIRRRLGQRDRSQDERDYLDRLIDQF encoded by the coding sequence ATGACCAACGAAAAGCAGAACCGGCGCCTTTCCCGCGCCCTGGCGCTGACGGGCGCCGGGTTGTGGTGGGAATCCCTTGCGCGCGCGTTCTGGCCCTTTGCGACGCTGCTGCTGCTGGCCATTGCGGCGCTTAGTTTTGGACTATTGGACGCTCTGCCTGCTGCGATCAGGTTTATCGTCGCTTCCGTCGTTGGATTGCTGCTTCTGGCTATGGCCGGTTGGGGTTTGCTGCGCTTCCGGCGACCGGCCAATGACGCGGCATTGCGCCGTGTGGACTCGGTTTTGCCGGGACGACCGCTTTCTGCGTTGGATGATCAGCCTCTGCTGGGCGGCGATGGCGCGCTTTGGCGGGCTCATCAGGCGCAAATGGCGGCGCGGGCCGCTCGGGCAAAGGCCGTTGCGCCGGATGCGGGGCTTAGCAAGCGTGACCCATACGCGCTCAGGCTGATTGCCCTGACCGCAATCGCTATGGCCGTGCTGTTCGGCAGCGCAGCACAGATGGGGCAGGGGCTGGCGGCGCTTGCTCCGCAGCGCGAAGCTGCGGCAGAACCCGATGTCGTCCCGAAAGGGTTGGGATGGGAAGGTTGGGCAGAACCGCCCGCCTATACTCGAAAACCGACGATTTATCTGAACGATCTGGCTGATGGTGCGGTTCTTGACGTGCCAGAGGGGAGCACGATCAGCCTTCGCCTGTATGGCGAAGATGGCGAGATCGCGCAGGATATCGGCTCGGCACTGCCGGTGGAGGATCCACGCAGCCCGCGTTTCCGTGTAGAGCATGACGGAGCACTGACGATTGGCGCTCGTCAGATCGACGTTACCGTGCAGCCGGACGATCCGCCGCAAATTGCTTTAGGCGCCGCAGCAGAGCGGCGCGCCGATGGTCGCCTTATACAGCCCTTCAGTGCCAGCGACGATTTCGGCGTCACCAAGGGACAGGCGGTTATCGTTCTTGATCTGGCAACCGTGGATCGTTCGCATGGCCTTGCCATGGACCCGGAAGAGCGGGAGCCGATTCAGATCAATTTGCCGCTGCGTGGCGGCCGGCCCGAGGTGGAGGGCCAGCTCACCGCCGATCTGATGAAACACGCTTGGGCCAATCTGCCGGTTCAGGTCCGTCTGCACGCTGAAGACGGGATCGGTCAGACAGCGCAGTCCGAGGTGCTTACGATGGAACTGCCGGGGCGCCGGTTTTTTGACCCATTCGCCGCAGCGCTGATCGAATTGCGCCGCGATCTGTTGTGGAACCGGCTGAATGCCGGCGGTTCGGCGGAACTTCTGCGTGCGATCGTGTGGCAGCCCGAAGGGTTCATCGAAAATCAGATGCTGTCCGATCTTCGCGCGATCATTGCTGGGCTTGAGACGGCAGAGCTGACCGATGCGCAGCGCGATGCGCTTGCCGAGGCATTATGGCGCACGGCTGTCGAATTGGAGGATGGCGGTCTCGCAGATGCACTGGAGCGTATGCGGCGCGCGCAGGAAAAGCTTGCTTCCGCCATGCGGCGCGGTGCATCGCCTGATGAGATCAGCCGCCTGATGGAAGAGCTGCGGCAGGCAACGGATGAATATCTGGACCGGCTGGCAGAGCAAGGCGAGAATGATCCATCCGACCGCTTTAATCAGGCTCCGGTGGAGATGATGAGCGGCGATGAAATTCAGCAGATGATGGATGAAATTCAGCGTCTGATGAATGAGGGCCGTATGGCCGAAGCACAGGCTTTGCTGGAACAGTTCAACCGCATGATGGAAAACATGCAGGTCCGGCAGATGGAAGGCGAAGGGCAGGGGCAGGGCCGTGGCTCATCAGGGCGCATGGCAGAGACGTTGCGAGAGCAGCAGGAACTGGCAGATCGTGCCTTCCGTGAGATGCAGGACAGTTGGCTGGGGCTGGACGGACAGCAACAGCCGGGCGACGGTCAGGGTCAGGGTCAGGGTCAGGGTCAGGGTCAGGGTCAGGGTCAGTCGCAGCAGCAAGGCGAAGGTGAACAGCAGGAAGAGCAAAGCCTCGCGGATCAGCAACGGCAACTTCGCGACGATCTCGGCATGCAGCGCGGTCTCTTGCCAGAGCGTGGATCACCCGAAGGTCAGGCCGCCGGCGAAGCTATGGATCGCGCCGGCCGCGCGATGGAGCAGGCCGAGGAGGCTCTGCGGCAGGGCGATTCCGCTGGTGCACTGGATCGGCAGGCCGAAGCGATCGAAGCTTTGCGGGACGGCATCCGCGCGCTTGATCAGGGCGAACGCGGCGCACAGGGCCAGCAGGCCGAGAATGGTGAACAGGCCGATGGTCAGGAA
- a CDS encoding EAL domain-containing protein: MMDDGGAQEDSVESALEFVIEHKTRQTMAMVDDAISLGNAVLAYQPIVQADRPSQLAFHEGLFRVVDDTGRFIPLRDFMPWAEVTELGRRIDCLSLSLGLQSLRQDSGLRLSINMSARSIGHPVWMETLRYGLAQDEHIAERLILEVTESSAMEAPEAVVPFMRDLQNRGASFALDDFGAGHTSFRYLREFNFDMIKIDGQFIRQIADHPDNQILTGALQAIAHHFDMFTVAESVETADEAAFLIDMGIDCLQGYYFGAPTITPPWNSPNKAVR, translated from the coding sequence ATGATGGACGACGGTGGCGCACAAGAAGACTCGGTTGAGTCAGCTCTGGAGTTCGTGATTGAGCATAAAACCAGGCAAACCATGGCCATGGTCGACGATGCCATTTCTCTTGGGAACGCCGTTCTTGCTTACCAACCAATTGTGCAGGCGGATCGCCCTAGTCAGCTAGCCTTCCATGAGGGGCTGTTCCGCGTGGTCGACGACACTGGCCGTTTCATTCCGCTGCGCGACTTCATGCCCTGGGCAGAGGTGACCGAACTCGGTCGAAGAATCGATTGTCTGTCGCTTTCCCTTGGCCTTCAGTCGCTGCGTCAGGATAGCGGGCTACGTCTTTCCATAAATATGTCTGCGCGATCCATCGGCCACCCTGTCTGGATGGAGACCCTTCGCTACGGGCTGGCGCAGGATGAACATATTGCAGAGCGCCTTATTCTGGAGGTTACCGAAAGCTCCGCGATGGAGGCGCCGGAAGCGGTCGTTCCGTTCATGCGTGACCTTCAGAACCGCGGCGCTAGTTTTGCCTTGGATGACTTTGGGGCAGGCCACACGTCTTTCCGCTATCTCCGTGAGTTCAATTTCGACATGATAAAGATCGACGGCCAGTTCATACGACAGATTGCCGATCATCCCGATAATCAGATTCTCACTGGTGCATTGCAGGCTATCGCTCATCATTTCGACATGTTCACTGTAGCAGAATCTGTCGAAACCGCTGATGAGGCTGCATTTCTGATCGACATGGGCATTGATTGTCTGCAGGGATATTATTTCGGGGCTCCAACAATCACACCGCCCTGGAATAGTCCAAACAAAGCCGTCCGCTAG
- a CDS encoding acetyl-CoA C-acetyltransferase, which produces MTNAVIVSAARTPVGSFLGSFANVPAHDLGAAVLAEVVKRAGIDPAEVSETILGQVLTAGQGQNPGRQAHINAGLPKESPAWLINQVCGSGLRAVALAAQQVILGDAQVVLAGGQESMSLSSHAAFLRSGQKMGDMKMVDTMIRDGLWDAFNNYHMGQTAENVAEKWEISRDAQDEFAVASQNKAEAAKKAGKFKDEIVPFTVKGRKGDVVVEDDEYIREGANIEAMQKLRPAFTKDGSVTAGNASGLNDGAAAVMVMTEEEASRRGLTPLARIASYATAGLDPAIMGTGPIPASRKALEKAGWKVADLDLVEANEAFAAQALAVNKDMGWDPSIVNVNGGAIAIGHPIGASGARVLNTLLFEMARRDAKKGLATLCIGGGMGVALCVER; this is translated from the coding sequence ATGACCAACGCCGTTATTGTATCTGCCGCACGCACACCCGTGGGCAGCTTCCTCGGATCATTTGCAAACGTTCCCGCGCATGATCTCGGTGCCGCCGTTCTGGCAGAGGTTGTGAAACGCGCCGGTATTGACCCTGCAGAAGTCAGCGAAACGATCCTTGGTCAGGTATTGACGGCAGGTCAGGGGCAGAACCCCGGCCGACAGGCACACATCAATGCCGGTCTGCCGAAAGAATCGCCGGCTTGGCTGATCAATCAGGTCTGCGGTTCCGGGCTGCGTGCCGTGGCTCTGGCTGCGCAGCAGGTCATTCTGGGTGATGCGCAGGTCGTCCTTGCGGGCGGGCAGGAGTCGATGTCGCTTTCTTCGCACGCGGCTTTCCTGCGCAGCGGACAGAAAATGGGCGACATGAAAATGGTCGACACGATGATCAGGGACGGGCTCTGGGACGCGTTCAACAACTACCATATGGGCCAGACCGCAGAAAATGTGGCCGAAAAATGGGAGATCAGCCGCGACGCTCAGGATGAGTTCGCTGTTGCCAGCCAGAACAAGGCCGAAGCAGCCAAAAAAGCCGGAAAATTCAAGGACGAGATTGTTCCCTTCACGGTCAAGGGCCGTAAGGGCGACGTTGTGGTCGAAGATGACGAATATATTCGCGAAGGTGCGAATATCGAGGCGATGCAGAAGCTGCGCCCTGCATTCACAAAGGATGGATCGGTCACAGCCGGCAATGCGTCGGGGCTGAACGATGGTGCGGCGGCGGTCATGGTTATGACCGAAGAAGAGGCATCGCGTCGCGGACTGACCCCGCTGGCCCGGATTGCATCCTATGCGACTGCGGGCCTTGATCCGGCGATCATGGGTACGGGTCCGATCCCGGCCAGTCGCAAGGCACTTGAAAAGGCTGGCTGGAAAGTTGCCGATCTTGATCTGGTCGAAGCGAATGAGGCTTTTGCAGCCCAGGCTCTGGCCGTCAATAAAGACATGGGCTGGGACCCGTCGATCGTAAACGTGAACGGCGGTGCGATTGCCATCGGCCACCCAATCGGCGCATCGGGCGCACGCGTTCTGAACACGCTGCTGTTCGAAATGGCCCGGCGCGATGCGAAGAAGGGTCTTGCCACGCTGTGTATCGGCGGCGGGATGGGTGTTGCGCTCTGCGTGGAACGTTGA
- a CDS encoding DUF2834 domain-containing protein, giving the protein MGFELTPLRLCWLVLTLIGAIVGLRIEAPDANAAMALMTLAIWCLAETTVRRNWLALLTFPAMIFGIGCALPFYLLLRSRRIV; this is encoded by the coding sequence ATGGGCTTTGAACTGACGCCTCTGCGGCTTTGCTGGTTGGTCCTTACGCTGATCGGGGCCATTGTCGGCCTTCGCATTGAAGCGCCGGATGCCAATGCAGCAATGGCACTTATGACGCTTGCGATCTGGTGTCTTGCTGAAACGACTGTGCGCCGCAACTGGCTGGCCCTTCTGACATTCCCGGCCATGATCTTTGGGATCGGTTGCGCACTGCCCTTCTACTTACTTCTTCGCTCTCGCAGGATCGTCTGA